One window of Trifolium pratense cultivar HEN17-A07 linkage group LG5, ARS_RC_1.1, whole genome shotgun sequence genomic DNA carries:
- the LOC123886076 gene encoding uncharacterized protein LOC123886076: MKPELRKHEFKGSTRTSVAHKDYVLEFTWVGNTAKRRRLSSLLKSGAFDMCLLQETKRSNFDDFMIHNLWGHKDVEWVVKESIGLSGGLLSIWNKELFSFQYSFTCDGFLGMCVEWNSGLLYIVNIYSPCSMSGKRKLWKDLVDFKLNIAKGDWCLGGDFNAILKLGEIKGNSGGRSPVERYEFDQFINVMEVIDIPVLGKKFFWLSSDGSAMSRLD, encoded by the coding sequence ATGAAACCAGAGTTGAGGAAGCACGAATTCAAAGGGAGCACCAGAACCAGTGTTGCCCATAAAGATTATGTCCTTGAATTTACGTGGGTGGGCAATACTGCTAAACGACGTCGTTTGAGCTCGTTGTTAAAATCAGGTGCGTTCGATATGTGTTTGTTGCAAGAAACAAAAAGATCTAATTTTGACGACTTTATGATTCATAACTTGTGGGGTCATAAAGATGTCGAATGGGTGGTGAAAGAATCTATTGGTTTATCAGGTGGTTTATTGTCTATTTGGAATAAGGAGTTATTCTCATTTCAGTATAGCTTCACATGCGATGGTTTTTTAGGTATGTGTGTTGAATGGAATTCTGGCTTGCTGTACATTGTTAATATCTATTCTCCATGTAGTATGTCAGGAAAGAGGAAGCTTTGGAAAGACTTGGTAGATTTTAAATTGAACATTGCAAAGGGTGATTGGTGTCTAGGAGGTGACTTTAACGCGATCTTGAAATTGGGAGAAATAAAAGGCAATAGTGGAGGAAGGAGCCCGGTGGAGAGGTATGAATTTGATCAGTTTATTAATGTTATGGAAGTGATTGATATACCTGTTTTGGGAAAGAAATTTTTCTGGTTGAGTTCGGATGGCTCAGCTATGAGTCGTTTGGACTGA
- the LOC123882915 gene encoding serine/threonine-protein kinase tricornered-like has translation MMFLFFYDMDLGFIDIKNHRIIVPNYMNLTNHHSTLVSHSSFPFLFVFCVSFFLEGSLSSFSLVFFFCHNHFSKEEKRERVLVLNFSMENHMVKEEIIEVIDGEQEEEENDDEEEEDDVVSTLTMERVAAAKKFIENHYKSQMKHIQERKERRSVLQKELESAHVPEEEQINLLKDLESKETEYMRLKRHKICVDDFDLLTIIGRGAFGEVRLCREKKSGNIYAMKKLKKSEMLSRGQVEHVRAERNVLAEVANDCIVKLYYSFQDPEFLYLIMEYLPGGDIMTLLMREETLTESVARFYIAQTVLAIESIHKHNYIHRDIKPDNLLLDINGHMKLSDFGLCKPLDCSNLSSINENEILDDENLNDTMDVDGSSNPNSKNGRRWKSPLEQLQHWQMNRRKLAFSTVGTPDYIAPEVLLKKGYGVECDWWSLGAIMYEMLVGYPPFYSDDPVTTCRKIVHWKNHLKFPDEARLTPEAKDLICRLLSGVPHRLGTRGANEIKSHPWFRDVIWDRLYETEAAFKPRVIGELDTQNFMKFDEVEPPKPYRTGSGPIRKKHLTPQDLSFVGYTYKNFAAVKGKRHSVDKGSLSSQSSLDSTHSDSVIDYSA, from the exons atgatgtttttgtttttttatgacaTGGACCTCGGATTCATCGACATTAAAAACCATAGGATTATAGTTCCAAATTACATGAACCTAACCAACCATCATTCAACACTTGTCTCACATAGCTCCTTCCCTTTCCTCTTTGTGTTTtgtgtgagtttttttttagaagggtctctttcttctttttctcttgttttttttttttgtcacaatcATTTTTCAAAAGAGGAGAAAAGAGAAagggttttggttttgaattttaGCATGGAGAATCACATGGTGAAGGAGGAAATAATTGAGGTGATTGATGGAGaacaagaggaagaagaaaatgatgatgaagaagaagaagatgatgttgTTTCTACCTTGACAATGGAAAGGGTTGCTGCTGCTAAGAAATTCATTGAGAATCATTATAAGTCTCAAATGAAACATATTCAAGAACGTAAGGAAAG GCGTTCAGTACTACAAAAGGAGTTAGAATCTGCGCATGtaccagaagaagaacaaatcAATTTATTGAAGGATTTAGAGAGCAAGGAGACTGAGTATATGCGgttaaaaagacataaaatatGTGTCGATGATTTTGACCTGCTAACCATTATTGGCAGGGGAGCCTTTGGTGAG GTAAGACTCTGTCGCGAGAAGAAATCAGGTAATATATATGCCatgaaaaagttgaaaaagtCTGAAATGCTCAGCCGGGGACAG GTTGAGCATGTTAGAGCTGAAAGGAATGTACTTGCAGAAGTTGCCAATGACTGCATTGTGAAACTTTATTACTCATTTCAAGATCCCGAATTCTTATATCTTATAATGGAATATTTACCTGGTGGCGATATAATGACTTTGTTAATGAGGGAAGAAACTTTGACAGAAAGTGTGGCTAGATTTTACATCGCCCAAACCGTTTTGGCCATAGAGTCTATTCATAAACACAATTACATTCATCG GGATATAAAACCTGACAACCTTCTGTTAGACATAAATGGTCATATGAAACTGTCCGATTTCGGTCTTTGCAAACCACTTGACTGCTCAAATCTATCATCtataaatgaaaatgaaatattgGATGATGAAAACTTGAATGATACAATGGACGTTGATGGATCCTCAAACCCAAATAGCAAAAACGGTAGGCGTTGGAAAAGTCCGCTCGAACAACTTCAACATTGGCAAATGAATCGGAGGAAATTG GCATTTTCCACTGTTGGAACACCAGACTATATTGCTCCAGAAGTGTTATTGAAAAAGGGTTATGGTGTCGAATGCGACTG GTGGTCTCTTGGTGCTATAATGTATGAGATGCTTGTCGGTTATCCTCCATTTTACTCTGATGATCCTGTAACAACGTGCAGAAag ATTGTGCACTGGAAAAATCACTTAAAATTTCCGGACGAGGCAAGATTGACACCTGAAGCAAAAGATCTGATATGCAGGTTGCTTAGTGGTGTTCCGCATAGACTTGGTACAAGAGGAGcaaatgaaattaaa TCTCATCCGTGGTTTAGAGATGTCATATGGGACAGACTCTATGAAACCGAGGCAGCATTTAAACCACGAGTCATTGGAGAACTTGACACtcaaaattttatgaaattcgACGAG GTTGAACCACCAAAGCCATATCGAACTGGATCTGGACCGATAAGAAAG AAGCACTTGACTCCTCAAGATCTCAGTTTTGTTGGCTATACATATAAGAATTTTGCCGCTGTCAAGGGGAAACGCCACTCTGTTG ATAAGGGAAGCTTGTCATCACAATCATCACTCGACTCCACTCACA GTGATTCTGTAATAGACTATTCCGCTTAA